GGTGGAAGTAAGATTAAACTTTTATGAATTGCGAATAAATTTGCATGGAAATTGAAAGTAAGACATTCCTACTGTAATAGCGTGCGTGTACTCGAATGGACTGATACGAATTTCAAATgcaattttgaatatttttcttatGTAACTATAATTAAACGAATTGGCTCACCTGGAAGGCACTGGGTCATAATAGTAAAACCAATCCAGCTTCCAACTTCATACGTATAGTTAGGGCAagatacaaaattaaataacaATGTGAACGGATTGCCAGTGGCCACCGGAATCCTCCTTATCGTAGTCCCTGGTGGTCTCAGATTCCTCAGCGCCAAGTGAATACTCAAGTTACCCAGTTCGCACAAGAAGAACATTGCAGCACCGATGACAAATCTGGCTGAGCTGGGTGGTGTGTAGAGTGGATGATTCACATGGTACGCCACGTACATTGTGAACAGCCAGTAATACGAACAGTTCTTGAAAAGATTTCTCAATGGCATAGTGGCATGGCTAAAGCGATGAACGAATAAGGTCTCTAGTAGTCTCTTGGCGTAGTGAAGGGACCAGCACGCCGCTGCCCAGCTGCAAAACACAGGATGGAATCAGAAAACAGAGAACGATCATGCAAAAGCATACCAAAAGCATATCTTATGCATAATCTTACTGCGCTACGCTGTCAATCTTTGCATCGGGTACATCTCCGTAAAAGATCCATGGCCTCTGGTAGACCCAGAGGTAGACGAACAGGGGTCCGGCGTACTCAGCCAGAAAGACAGTCTTCCAGCCAATCTGCGGCCCCAGGTCCTTGAAGTACAGCTTCGAGCCGTACTTGAGCTGTAGGCTCTTGACCGTCTCCGAATCCGAGAGAGCTTTGCCCTTGGGTTCCAGTCTGAGGCATTGTCTCTGGGCGTAGGGCGCCTTCTTCAGACTGTGGAGCTGCTGCTTGATCTCGgcgatcgtcgtcgtcggcgacACCTGCGATGGGACAGAGATAAATCGTCAGGCCGTTTCGCAACACTCGCGCCTCAATCTCGCGGCGTTAATTGCATCTCGCTTTCGACAGAGAGTGCAGCTAATGACTCGAGAGAGATGAATTACATTTCGGTTTCATAACCGAAAGAGCGAGTCCTGCGGACGCTCAAGCCGGATATGTAAATACATAAGTATAGTTAATTCCGCTTACTCACCGTCACGGAGGCGATGCTCTTCGAGCTGCCCGCCGACACAACCTCGAGCTGAAATCGAAGCGGTGGATGTATGcacgatcgatcgatcgactAGATTATTATTACGAGTTTTCGAACTTTTCAGCTTACCTCCATCGTGGAAAGCTCGCCTGATCGAGGGGGAAAATTGTCGTCGCTCTGTTACGTCCGcacgcgctgcagcagctctcgaccGTTCCACGCAGCGTTCGGCCGCCGTGTGTCTGTACTCTGTCTGCGTATGTGTTTGTCGAAACGcgcgtcgctcgctcgccgcTGACGGCGCCACCGCGAGAGCAACATCAATTACCACCGGCCTGTGTACTGCGCCGCCGCCGTATAGCTCCGTGTAATTATATTTCGAGGAAAATTCGAGGCATCTTCCTTCACTCGGATACCTACATCTTTCTGTAATTATGTGCTTATACAGCCTGTTTTTggagataaaaaaatgttcattgaAAAAATCGAGCCGTTGACGGGAAGACGCGCTCCTCCGTACTTCTCCTCTCCCATCGGCTCTCGTTCGATCTAACGGTATAATTAAAGGCTTCACACGCGCTTCCCCGTCGGGGCATCGAAGTCGAGAACTCGAAATCGCCGCGcgagttgtaaaaaaaaaaggtgaCCGAATCGACATTCTCGACTACCGCAAACTGGTTTTCCCGTACAGCGGCATAACATCATCGACGACTCTCCGAATACGAGAGCGAACTCATTACCATCCTTAAACTTTTGTTTCGGCCCCACtgcgttctttttttatactcGCATGCGAGCTCGCGCTAATTTATACGCCGGGAAATGTCGACCTTTGACCCCGGCCCCGCTCGAGCGTGTACTTCTCTCGTCGCGTATATTTACGCGCGCCAGGAgaaaacgttatttttttcaaggCTTATtgccgactttttttctttcccgtATGATTCTGCGCTGCTTTTTTCGCGGCGGGAAAAGTCGTTAGATCGACGCGAGGACGAAAAGCGCAGAgtcgacgttttttttttttttttatttcgtgtTCGATATTCAGCTTGAAGCGCGAGCGATTTTCGCGTATAAGCTTATAGTCGCGCGCGGCTTCGTGTAAAAAGCGCGGATTCATTGTCGCGGTTTATATGAATATTAACGAGCTTGCATGTAATTTGACGTTGTACATAGCGCTAACcgaaaacagagagagagagagagagagagagagagagttgaaGAGCTTGGATACGATGCACAAGCGCTTGGAAACTCATTCGAGGTGTTATTTTGCTCTCTCGGCGGTCTTGCAAAAttcatgaattttttctcCGCGCCCGTGGGGCGAGAAAAGACGATTTTGCATTTTTGCGAGAAACACGAGACGCGCGGAATGTGAAGAGTTTGTGGTGGATAGAATCGTTCGTTGGCGATTACGATGTGGAGTTGCTAATGGGGGACTACTGATGCGATTATCGAGTTGTGCAAGAGTTTTCAATGTTAAGATTACCCGAAGGATAAATTATAACCATCTGATGGAGTAGTAGACCGAGTTACCGGCAGATGAAGCGATGTGTGCGACGATCGGTAAGGAGACACTCGACTTTGTCGACAaggttttatttaattgttgCTATATTGTCACTCGTCGTTACAATACTGAGGTATCAAATTATTCATTCAGcggataaaaatataaatcgcAAAAATAAGCTTCATGATTagagtaaaaaatatatagatatttaCAAATTCTGTCTTATAAGTAGATAGCTTGAAAATGGGTTTATACGTTGAGATGtgtgtaaatgaaaaaaaaaaaaatctggaaTCTCGGTGTTGTATGGAAGACGCTTATATGACACCGGTGGATTTCCGGTATTGACCAAAGTGATCGAGATACTGGTGAATCGTGTCCATCGGCTGGTAAATGTCATTCATGTGATTCTGAAATAAGAAATTCATGCATATTAAAAAACGAAATATCTCTTATGCGAGTCTATA
The sequence above is drawn from the Nasonia vitripennis strain AsymCx chromosome 4, Nvit_psr_1.1, whole genome shotgun sequence genome and encodes:
- the LOC107980451 gene encoding very-long-chain enoyl-CoA reductase isoform X1 is translated as MELEVVSAGSSKSIASVTVSPTTTIAEIKQQLHSLKKAPYAQRQCLRLEPKGKALSDSETVKSLQLKYGSKLYFKDLGPQIGWKTVFLAEYAGPLFVYLWVYQRPWIFYGDVPDAKIDSVAHWAAACWSLHYAKRLLETLFVHRFSHATMPLRNLFKNCSYYWLFTMYVAYHVNHPLYTPPSSARFVIGAAMFFLCELGNLSIHLALRNLRPPGTTIRRIPVATGNPFTLLFNFVSCPNYTYEVGSWIGFTIMTQCLPAGLFMLAGAYQMAVWALGKHKLYKKEFSDYPKSRKAIFPFVL
- the LOC107980451 gene encoding very-long-chain enoyl-CoA reductase isoform X2, whose translation is MRLIIGLLHQYPMTDNRTGSQTIDFLTKRIVALGAVQAGQFLVDCDTYMSVPQLGQQRTVHVLHNSEQPASVFAILESGNKMVPLIADGLFDLLMLKMTNIYTNKKQTKIECKGPRFELGDFCIKLGTVNMTQNFKGVLVEVEYRPCVVPGSCFELIREFVQGFLGPTVSTQVPQYLQNHMNDIYQPMDTIHQYLDHFGQYRKSTGVSPTTTIAEIKQQLHSLKKAPYAQRQCLRLEPKGKALSDSETVKSLQLKYGSKLYFKDLGPQIGWKTVFLAEYAGPLFVYLWVYQRPWIFYGDVPDAKIDSVAHWAAACWSLHYAKRLLETLFVHRFSHATMPLRNLFKNCSYYWLFTMYVAYHVNHPLYTPPSSARFVIGAAMFFLCELGNLSIHLALRNLRPPGTTIRRIPVATGNPFTLLFNFVSCPNYTYEVGSWIGFTIMTQCLPAGLFMLAGAYQMAVWALGKHKLYKKEFSDYPKSRKAIFPFVL